The proteins below come from a single Kitasatospora sp. NBC_00315 genomic window:
- a CDS encoding TniQ family protein: MFVSGPSSGFHVPAAGALRVRPIPHEATASYLNRLAHAYQSTTADLLDALGITTTRAHTAGGGTATAELHLDAEARQRLATLARTRPGDLSRALPNLARDPAAPPRSPEGGIMPHETSDPGAVATAAWQPRESGEQPVRACPACTLRHTRGATDRAHVHPPPHQALCPRHHHWSLDDDTSLTTAALPELHQAQRHHQRLTRHPGAAPALSWAGAITTRWYDQQTHLATRWQRRLHHLADTNPHATPATMSWALYARELVTYPETITLARTLATTHLPKQPRQGPAPQAHPAITAFLRHTAHQLHLERLAPPPGDLLWTWIHHTRTS; encoded by the coding sequence GTGTTCGTGTCGGGGCCGAGCAGCGGGTTCCACGTGCCGGCGGCCGGGGCGCTGCGGGTGAGGCCGATACCGCATGAGGCCACCGCCTCCTACCTGAACCGTCTCGCCCACGCCTACCAGAGCACCACCGCCGACCTCCTGGACGCCCTCGGCATCACCACCACCCGCGCCCACACCGCTGGCGGAGGTACCGCCACCGCGGAGCTCCACCTCGACGCCGAGGCCCGGCAGCGCCTGGCCACCCTCGCCCGCACCCGGCCCGGCGACCTCTCCCGGGCCCTACCGAACCTGGCCCGCGATCCCGCGGCACCGCCCCGCTCCCCCGAAGGCGGCATCATGCCTCACGAGACGTCAGATCCCGGCGCGGTTGCCACTGCCGCCTGGCAGCCACGGGAGAGCGGCGAACAGCCCGTGCGGGCATGCCCGGCCTGCACCCTGCGCCACACCCGGGGAGCCACCGACCGGGCCCACGTCCACCCGCCCCCGCACCAGGCGCTGTGCCCGCGCCACCACCACTGGAGCCTGGATGACGACACCAGCCTGACCACCGCCGCGCTGCCCGAACTCCACCAGGCTCAGCGCCACCACCAGCGCCTGACCCGTCACCCGGGCGCCGCTCCAGCGCTCAGCTGGGCCGGCGCCATCACCACCCGCTGGTACGACCAGCAGACCCACCTCGCCACCCGCTGGCAACGCCGGCTCCACCACCTCGCCGACACCAACCCCCACGCCACACCGGCCACCATGTCCTGGGCCCTGTACGCGCGCGAGCTCGTCACCTACCCCGAAACCATCACCCTCGCCCGCACACTCGCCACCACCCACCTGCCCAAGCAGCCACGACAAGGACCCGCACCCCAAGCCCACCCCGCCATCACCGCGTTCCTACGCCACACCGCCCACCAACTCCACCTGGAACGCCTCGCACCCCCACCCGGCGACCTCCTGTGGACCTGGATCCACCACACCCGCACCAGCTGA
- a CDS encoding calmodulin, whose translation MATARFAFQTPPGHGKEFIFELTNDALIAHARKVLSGEETIKTHVQGRIVKKKASYNQDFSFYLDPATISFFDVASEFCDSGAEYAEDHFDEIAGPFLPGGHWCPWASGLTREVKA comes from the coding sequence ATGGCAACCGCTCGTTTCGCGTTTCAGACGCCGCCCGGCCACGGCAAGGAGTTCATCTTCGAACTGACCAATGACGCCCTGATCGCCCACGCTCGCAAGGTCCTGAGCGGTGAGGAGACCATCAAGACCCACGTCCAGGGCAGGATCGTGAAGAAGAAGGCGTCCTACAACCAGGACTTCAGCTTCTACCTCGACCCGGCCACCATCAGCTTCTTCGACGTGGCGAGCGAGTTCTGTGACTCCGGCGCGGAGTACGCCGAGGACCACTTCGATGAGATCGCCGGACCGTTCCTTCCCGGCGGCCACTGGTGCCCGTGGGCGTCAGGGCTGACCCGCGAGGTCAAAGCCTGA
- a CDS encoding IS1380 family transposase, producing MQSSHAVAAVRAAFDESNLVADAGVVPLVRLAERIGLPRMVAERLRIDGAGNSGGANAGAKAMTLVAAMCAGADSIDDVDRLRHGAMDKLFTGVRAPSTLGTFLRSFTHGHNRQLHRVHREFLANLTRSTPLLPGADQVAFVDIDPTHRRVYGRTKQGAEIGRFNGVRTLHPILATVSTPLARPVIGAVPLRRGKAADARGAGSFTAEALAVAADAGCTGVRIVRADSQFYNADVVAACRRADARFSLTVRMNPHVDAAITTIAEDAWTPIHYPQAFADPDTGELVSDAEVAEIGYTAFTGRRKAEHVTARLIVRRVRRLNAEAAAGQGRVVQVLALPPGLHRQPVHHAAGGAAAPAARGRRAGGAPSGGVIADGKSGPLAHLPSGNFQANAAWLTLWAIAFNLLRAAGCLAGTFHARATTATLRAHLVNVPARIARSAPRLTMRLPTRWHWRDAFTAFFDAAHAPPTR from the coding sequence ATGCAATCTTCCCATGCCGTCGCGGCGGTCCGCGCTGCCTTCGACGAGTCGAACCTGGTCGCGGATGCCGGAGTGGTGCCGCTGGTCCGCCTGGCCGAGCGGATCGGCCTGCCGAGGATGGTCGCGGAGCGTCTGCGCATCGACGGCGCCGGCAACAGCGGCGGGGCCAACGCGGGCGCGAAGGCGATGACGCTGGTGGCGGCTATGTGCGCGGGCGCGGACAGCATCGACGATGTGGATCGGCTGCGGCACGGTGCGATGGACAAGCTCTTCACCGGTGTGCGCGCGCCCTCGACACTGGGCACGTTCCTGCGCTCGTTCACCCACGGACACAACCGACAACTACACCGCGTGCACCGGGAGTTCCTCGCCAACCTGACCCGCTCGACGCCGCTGTTGCCGGGCGCCGACCAGGTGGCGTTCGTCGATATCGATCCCACTCACCGGCGGGTCTACGGCCGCACCAAGCAGGGCGCCGAGATCGGCCGCTTCAACGGCGTGCGCACCCTGCACCCGATTCTGGCCACCGTCTCCACCCCGCTCGCCCGGCCCGTGATCGGTGCGGTGCCTCTACGGCGGGGCAAGGCCGCCGACGCCCGCGGGGCCGGCTCCTTCACCGCCGAAGCCCTCGCCGTCGCGGCCGACGCAGGCTGCACCGGGGTGCGCATCGTGCGCGCCGACAGCCAGTTCTACAACGCCGACGTCGTGGCCGCCTGCCGCCGCGCGGACGCCCGCTTCTCGCTGACGGTGCGGATGAACCCGCACGTCGACGCCGCCATCACCACCATCGCCGAGGACGCCTGGACCCCGATCCACTACCCCCAGGCGTTCGCCGACCCGGACACGGGCGAGCTGGTCTCCGACGCCGAGGTCGCCGAGATCGGCTACACCGCCTTCACCGGCCGCAGGAAGGCCGAGCACGTCACCGCCCGCCTCATCGTGCGCCGCGTCCGCCGCCTGAACGCGGAAGCCGCCGCCGGGCAGGGGCGAGTTGTTCAAGTCCTGGCGCTACCACCCGGTCTTCACCGACAGCCCGTTCACCATGCTGCAGGCGGAGCTGCAGCACCGGCAGCACGCGGTCGTCGAGCTGGGGGTGCCCCCTCTGGGGGAGTGATCGCGGACGGCAAGTCCGGCCCGCTGGCCCATCTGCCGTCCGGGAATTTCCAGGCCAACGCCGCCTGGCTGACCCTGTGGGCGATCGCCTTCAACCTGCTGCGGGCCGCCGGCTGCCTGGCCGGCACCTTCCACGCCAGGGCCACCACCGCCACCCTCCGTGCCCATCTGGTCAACGTCCCTGCCCGGATCGCCCGCTCGGCACCGCGCCTGACGATGCGTCTGCCAACCCGGTGGCACTGGCGCGACGCCTTCACCGCGTTCTTCGACGCCGCCCACGCACCGCCGACCCGCTGA
- a CDS encoding SDR family NAD(P)-dependent oxidoreductase, with protein MRTAVVTAGTAGIGLETALGLAVAGFAVTVVGRSADRGAQAVDLINAMGPAHPGQFLAADLSSLDQVRALAERITAKREASGDPLAVLVNNVGAMFPDRRELGGVEASFVVNHLSPYLLTELLLPALRAGAPSRIVNVTSGAVGVAKRVFDAVEPPGGYYGFHWYGRAKLANLAYTLDLAARLDGTGVSAFAADPGGAATDMTNGTLTDPKIVSPALRLLWPLVRRKFERSTSGPASAAARPSIVAATDDALTGRTGVVIGPRARPVAPFRPATDPRVAEAVRRLSEAHAPLAVR; from the coding sequence ATGAGGACAGCCGTGGTGACGGCCGGTACGGCCGGCATCGGTCTGGAGACGGCGTTGGGGCTTGCCGTGGCCGGGTTCGCGGTCACGGTGGTCGGTCGGAGCGCAGACCGGGGCGCCCAGGCGGTGGACCTGATCAACGCCATGGGCCCGGCGCACCCTGGTCAGTTCCTGGCCGCCGACCTCTCCTCGCTGGACCAGGTGCGCGCGCTGGCGGAGCGGATCACAGCCAAGCGGGAGGCCTCGGGGGATCCGCTGGCGGTGCTGGTCAACAACGTCGGGGCGATGTTCCCCGACCGGCGCGAGCTGGGCGGTGTCGAGGCCTCGTTCGTCGTCAACCACCTGTCGCCGTACCTGCTGACCGAACTGCTGCTGCCCGCGCTGAGGGCCGGTGCGCCGAGTCGGATCGTGAACGTGACCTCGGGTGCGGTCGGGGTCGCGAAGCGGGTGTTCGACGCCGTCGAGCCGCCCGGCGGCTACTACGGCTTCCACTGGTACGGCCGCGCCAAGCTCGCCAACCTCGCTTACACGCTCGACCTTGCCGCGAGGCTGGACGGCACGGGCGTCTCGGCCTTCGCCGCCGACCCCGGAGGCGCTGCGACCGACATGACCAACGGCACCCTGACCGATCCGAAGATCGTATCTCCCGCCCTGCGACTGCTGTGGCCGCTGGTGCGCCGCAAGTTCGAACGGTCCACGTCCGGCCCGGCGTCCGCGGCAGCCAGGCCATCGATCGTCGCCGCCACGGACGACGCGTTGACCGGCCGGACCGGCGTCGTCATCGGTCCCCGAGCGCGTCCGGTCGCCCCGTTCCGCCCGGCCACCGACCCTCGCGTCGCCGAGGCCGTACGCCGGCTCAGCGAAGCCCACGCTCCCCTCGCCGTCAGGTAG
- a CDS encoding alpha/beta fold hydrolase has translation MNAPVPNAHARTVHGSGPGLLLAHGAGGGIEANYGPIMEGLAAQHTVVGVDYPGSGRNPTTSTPLELDVLADQLVAAADAEALDTFAVCGYSLGGQVAIRAAARHPERVTSLILTATFARLDTRTELAAALWHQLYESGQHVLLAQYLTLLTVSAPVLNSLTPEQVRAAAEQAASALPPGTGDQVDLVRRADVRADLALIAVPTLVVVTTADNLIPAALQYQLAEAIPGARTAELATGHLPFLEQPKEWLEIITGFLARQQGQG, from the coding sequence ATGAACGCCCCAGTCCCGAACGCCCACGCCCGCACCGTCCACGGCTCCGGCCCCGGCCTCCTCCTCGCCCACGGCGCGGGCGGCGGCATCGAGGCCAACTACGGGCCGATCATGGAGGGGCTCGCCGCGCAGCACACCGTCGTCGGGGTCGACTACCCGGGCTCAGGAAGGAATCCCACCACGTCCACGCCCCTGGAGCTCGACGTGCTGGCGGACCAGCTCGTCGCCGCGGCGGACGCCGAGGCGCTCGACACCTTCGCCGTCTGCGGCTATTCGCTGGGCGGCCAGGTCGCGATCCGTGCCGCGGCCCGCCATCCGGAACGCGTCACCTCCCTCATCCTGACCGCCACGTTCGCCCGTCTGGACACCCGTACCGAGCTGGCCGCCGCACTCTGGCACCAGCTCTACGAGTCCGGACAGCACGTCCTGCTCGCCCAGTACCTGACCCTGCTGACCGTGAGCGCGCCGGTGCTGAACTCCCTCACCCCGGAGCAGGTGCGCGCAGCCGCCGAGCAGGCCGCCTCTGCGCTGCCGCCGGGCACCGGGGACCAGGTCGACCTGGTCCGCCGCGCCGACGTGCGCGCAGACCTCGCGCTGATCGCCGTCCCGACCCTCGTTGTCGTCACCACCGCCGACAACCTGATACCCGCTGCCCTCCAGTACCAGCTGGCTGAGGCCATCCCGGGCGCGCGGACCGCCGAGCTCGCCACCGGGCACCTGCCTTTCCTGGAGCAGCCCAAGGAGTGGCTGGAGATCATCACCGGCTTCCTCGCCCGACAGCAGGGCCAGGGCTGA
- a CDS encoding TetR/AcrR family transcriptional regulator, with protein sequence MTTTQLRKDAARNWDRIVAIARALVDQGVTLQLNDVARRAGLGVGTVYRHFATPEALLETVATPRLEALAAHGEQALADTDPWRALEGFLTRTLDAQITDASLALVTAAPTDALPRTTELRQSLATIGTDLLYRAREAAVVRPDLSAADLVPLMCGIAHAVTVHGGTPADRINTAHRYLTTLLGGLRAAPSNT encoded by the coding sequence ATGACGACCACACAGCTACGCAAGGACGCTGCCCGCAACTGGGACCGGATCGTCGCCATCGCCCGCGCCCTGGTCGACCAGGGCGTCACGCTGCAGCTCAACGATGTCGCCCGCCGGGCCGGACTCGGGGTCGGCACCGTCTACCGGCACTTCGCCACCCCCGAGGCGCTGCTGGAGACCGTGGCCACCCCCCGCCTGGAAGCCCTGGCCGCCCATGGCGAACAGGCGCTGGCTGACACGGATCCCTGGCGCGCCCTCGAAGGGTTCCTGACGCGGACCCTCGACGCACAGATCACCGACGCCTCCCTGGCCCTGGTCACCGCCGCACCTACCGACGCCCTCCCCCGCACCACGGAGCTCAGGCAGTCACTGGCAACGATCGGCACCGACCTCCTCTACCGGGCCCGCGAGGCCGCAGTGGTCCGCCCCGACCTGTCCGCTGCCGATCTGGTCCCGCTGATGTGCGGCATCGCGCACGCCGTCACCGTCCACGGCGGCACCCCTGCCGACCGGATCAACACAGCACACCGCTACCTCACCACCCTGCTCGGCGGTCTACGAGCCGCCCCGTCGAACACGTGA
- a CDS encoding TetR/AcrR family transcriptional regulator: MQQDAKAATRTPITLWDRTRQMASREILETALRLFIEQGYDETTIAQIAREAGVSQRTLFRYFGTKEDLLGGDQDRFGQVLTDTISELPADVSVWEALRAGVAAVLALHNSREQALERFRLLHNTASLRAGWLEKRLRFQEDLLPLIETRMNAATGNEGAKVRAVIATAFGCLDAASITWVANDGKGEIMDLYDECLAAVRG, encoded by the coding sequence ATGCAGCAGGACGCAAAGGCAGCGACGAGGACTCCGATCACGCTGTGGGACCGGACACGACAGATGGCCTCCCGAGAGATCCTCGAGACAGCCTTGCGCCTGTTCATCGAGCAGGGCTACGACGAGACGACCATCGCCCAGATCGCCCGGGAGGCCGGCGTTTCCCAGCGCACCCTCTTCCGCTACTTCGGCACCAAGGAGGACCTTCTCGGCGGCGACCAGGACCGGTTCGGGCAGGTCCTGACAGACACGATCAGCGAACTGCCGGCCGACGTCAGCGTCTGGGAGGCCCTGCGCGCAGGGGTGGCTGCCGTACTGGCCCTGCATAACAGCCGCGAGCAGGCCCTGGAGCGGTTCCGTCTCCTGCACAACACCGCCTCTCTGCGTGCCGGTTGGCTCGAAAAGCGACTGCGGTTCCAGGAGGACCTGCTGCCGCTCATCGAGACCCGTATGAACGCAGCTACCGGCAACGAGGGCGCGAAGGTCCGCGCGGTAATTGCGACGGCGTTCGGGTGCCTGGATGCCGCATCGATCACGTGGGTCGCCAACGACGGCAAGGGAGAAATCATGGACCTATACGACGAGTGCCTGGCTGCGGTGCGGGGCTGA
- a CDS encoding SDR family NAD(P)-dependent oxidoreductase, protein MPAPTALITGGTSGIGKATAELLHSRGYRVMVTGLGNVANAGLPEDVTAVRADARSLPDIDQAIDQARQQLGSLDLLFLNAGISRPGPIESTDEDAFDALFDINVKGNFFTLQKAPPLLNEGASVVLTVGAAEGLGAAMTAAKGALLPLMRSLALELAPRRIRVNAVSPGMINTPAYSKMGVSQEMIDSWARDVPLGRVGAPADIAEAVAFLASDAAGYITGDNLTVSGGIGFHSNA, encoded by the coding sequence ATGCCTGCACCCACAGCTCTGATCACCGGTGGAACCAGCGGCATCGGCAAGGCGACCGCCGAACTACTCCACTCCCGCGGCTACCGCGTCATGGTCACCGGCCTCGGCAATGTCGCCAACGCCGGACTTCCCGAAGACGTCACGGCTGTCCGGGCCGACGCACGGTCCCTGCCGGACATCGACCAGGCGATCGACCAGGCGCGCCAGCAACTCGGCTCCCTCGACCTGCTCTTCCTCAACGCGGGCATCTCCCGCCCCGGCCCGATCGAATCAACCGACGAAGACGCCTTCGACGCCCTGTTCGACATCAACGTCAAGGGAAATTTCTTCACCCTGCAAAAGGCACCGCCGCTCCTCAACGAGGGCGCCTCGGTCGTGCTCACCGTGGGCGCCGCCGAAGGGCTCGGGGCCGCAATGACAGCCGCCAAGGGTGCTCTGCTGCCCCTCATGCGGTCCCTCGCACTCGAACTCGCCCCCCGCCGCATCCGCGTCAACGCGGTCAGCCCGGGAATGATCAACACCCCTGCCTACAGCAAGATGGGTGTCTCCCAGGAAATGATCGACTCCTGGGCCCGGGACGTCCCGCTCGGCCGCGTCGGTGCTCCCGCCGACATCGCCGAAGCCGTGGCCTTCCTCGCCTCGGACGCCGCCGGCTACATCACGGGCGACAACCTGACCGTCTCCGGGGGCATTGGTTTTCACTCCAACGCCTGA
- a CDS encoding IS1380 family transposase: MKKLIGSYPRVRVQGDGGAVVSQAGGVLLVETVRKTGLDTAISAALAPWRKQRAVHDPGKVLLDLALAVALGGDCLSDVAVLRAEPQVFGLVASDPTVSRLVETLAAAGPHALTAIRRARAEVRERVWKLAGADAPDAGGQVIVDIDGVLVLAHSEKQDATATWKRTFGHHPLVAFVDHGAGGSGEPVAALLRPGNAGSNTAADHITTTQLALAQLPKRHRRGRRTLIRTDSAGGTHDFLNWLTTRGRWLSYSVGMTITDAVHQAVLHVPAPAWTPAVEPDGQVRDGAWVAELAGDVLNGWPKGIRLIVRKERPHPGAQLRFTDADGMRLTCFATNTPGTAIAALELRHRQRARAEDRIRAARDTGLRNLPLHHTAQNQLWLEIVQLALDLLAWMPTLALTGRTRRWEPKRMRLRLFSAAARLVTTGRRRILRLANHWPWTDVITTAFSRLQALPNPG, encoded by the coding sequence GTGAAGAAGCTTATCGGGTCCTACCCGCGCGTCCGCGTCCAGGGCGACGGCGGTGCGGTGGTCTCGCAGGCCGGCGGGGTGCTGCTGGTGGAGACCGTGCGCAAGACCGGGTTGGACACAGCGATATCGGCGGCGCTGGCGCCGTGGCGCAAACAGCGTGCGGTGCACGACCCGGGCAAGGTGCTGCTGGACCTGGCCCTGGCGGTGGCGCTGGGCGGGGACTGCCTGTCGGACGTGGCCGTGCTGCGTGCCGAACCGCAGGTGTTCGGGCTGGTGGCCTCCGACCCCACCGTCTCGCGCCTGGTGGAGACCCTGGCCGCGGCCGGGCCCCACGCGCTGACCGCGATCCGCCGGGCCAGGGCCGAGGTCCGCGAACGGGTCTGGAAGCTTGCCGGGGCCGATGCCCCCGACGCCGGAGGGCAGGTGATCGTGGACATCGACGGAGTGCTGGTGCTGGCGCACTCCGAGAAGCAGGACGCGACCGCGACCTGGAAGCGGACCTTCGGACACCACCCGCTGGTCGCGTTCGTCGACCACGGAGCGGGTGGTTCCGGGGAACCGGTGGCCGCACTGCTGCGGCCGGGCAACGCCGGCAGCAACACCGCCGCCGACCACATCACCACCACCCAGCTCGCCCTGGCCCAACTTCCCAAGCGCCACCGGCGTGGACGCCGCACCCTGATCCGCACCGACTCCGCAGGAGGCACCCACGACTTCCTGAACTGGCTGACCACACGCGGCCGGTGGCTGTCCTACTCGGTCGGGATGACGATCACCGACGCGGTCCACCAGGCCGTGCTCCATGTCCCGGCCCCGGCCTGGACGCCCGCGGTCGAACCCGACGGCCAGGTCCGCGACGGCGCCTGGGTCGCCGAACTCGCGGGCGACGTCCTCAACGGCTGGCCGAAGGGAATACGGCTGATCGTCCGCAAGGAACGACCGCACCCCGGAGCCCAGTTGAGGTTCACCGACGCCGACGGGATGCGCCTGACCTGCTTCGCCACCAACACCCCCGGAACCGCGATCGCAGCCCTGGAACTGCGGCACCGCCAGCGCGCCCGCGCCGAGGACCGCATCCGCGCCGCCCGCGACACCGGCCTGCGCAATCTCCCCCTGCACCACACCGCCCAAAATCAGCTCTGGCTGGAGATCGTCCAACTCGCCCTGGACCTCCTCGCCTGGATGCCCACGCTCGCCCTCACCGGCCGAACCCGCAGATGGGAACCCAAGCGCATGCGGCTGCGACTGTTCTCCGCCGCCGCCCGCCTGGTCACCACCGGCCGCCGCCGCATCCTCCGCCTGGCCAACCACTGGCCCTGGACCGACGTGATCACTACCGCGTTCAGCAGGCTGCAAGCACTACCGAACCCTGGCTGA
- a CDS encoding transposase, translated as MPSGNFQANNAWLTLWAITHNLLRAAGSLAGSFHARATTATLRAHLINVPARLARSARRQTLHLLDRWPWQHAFTDLFDTAHAPPT; from the coding sequence CTGCCCTCCGGCAACTTCCAGGCCAACAACGCCTGGCTCACCCTGTGGGCGATCACCCACAACCTGCTGCGGGCCGCCGGCAGCCTCGCCGGCTCCTTCCACGCCAGAGCGACCACCGCCACCCTGCGGGCCCACCTGATCAACGTCCCCGCCCGCCTCGCCCGCTCAGCCCGTCGGCAAACACTCCACCTGCTCGACCGATGGCCCTGGCAACACGCCTTCACCGACCTGTTCGACACCGCCCACGCCCCGCCCACCTGA
- a CDS encoding barstar family protein, producing the protein MTVRYVLDGSQVETLEDFWRVAGESIGCGGYFGRNPDAFADCLRGGFGTPDDGNFMIEWRDHEASRQNLGYHETARQLEMWLARCHPTNKARMGARLAEARAGRGPTAFDWLVEIIEEELPGGLRLR; encoded by the coding sequence GTGACGGTGAGATACGTGTTGGACGGCAGCCAGGTCGAGACGCTGGAGGACTTCTGGCGGGTCGCAGGCGAAAGCATCGGTTGCGGCGGATACTTCGGCCGGAATCCTGACGCCTTCGCTGACTGCCTCCGCGGCGGCTTCGGGACACCGGACGACGGCAACTTCATGATCGAGTGGCGTGATCACGAAGCCTCCCGCCAGAACCTCGGATACCACGAGACTGCTCGTCAGCTCGAGATGTGGCTCGCCCGCTGTCATCCGACGAACAAGGCCCGCATGGGCGCCAGGCTTGCAGAAGCCCGCGCTGGACGTGGCCCCACCGCCTTCGACTGGCTGGTCGAGATCATTGAAGAGGAACTTCCGGGGGGCCTGCGTCTTCGTTAG
- a CDS encoding transposase: MTDAEWAQVKASMPVPAWLEGRGGRPEAYCHREMVDAVRYLVDNGAKWRAMPVDLPAPRKVYDLFRRWSRHGYVRELYQRLRRLQRKREGRAAEPSAGIMDAQSVDGSETYPAATRGIDGNKRRDGRYLEPVLACPSCV; the protein is encoded by the coding sequence ATGACGGATGCGGAATGGGCCCAGGTCAAGGCCTCGATGCCGGTGCCGGCCTGGTTGGAGGGCCGGGGCGGACGCCCCGAGGCCTACTGCCACCGTGAGATGGTCGACGCAGTGCGCTACCTCGTCGACAACGGAGCCAAGTGGCGGGCGATGCCCGTCGACCTGCCCGCCCCGCGCAAGGTCTACGACCTCTTCCGCCGCTGGTCGCGCCACGGATACGTGCGCGAGCTCTACCAGCGGCTACGTCGCCTGCAGCGCAAGCGGGAGGGCCGGGCGGCCGAGCCGAGCGCGGGAATCATGGACGCGCAGTCGGTGGACGGCTCGGAGACCTACCCCGCCGCCACGCGCGGGATCGACGGTAACAAGCGGCGCGACGGACGTTATCTTGAGCCCGTTCTGGCCTGTCCCTCATGTGTGTGA
- a CDS encoding tyrosine-type recombinase/integrase: MDLEAMAGFVAWLRLPPPARGGAVSVLPTVEPHCSASSVNRKLAAVGSFYEFHARSGVAVANLLVVMRPAGRHRAAATSFKPFLQHIASGKPERQRTIKLKADRRRPRVLTATQAQAILDACEHLRDRLLFALLLDTGVRIGEALGLRHDDLVALLDRWTW, translated from the coding sequence GTGGACCTGGAGGCGATGGCCGGGTTCGTGGCCTGGCTGCGGCTGCCGCCGCCAGCCCGCGGCGGGGCCGTCTCGGTGCTGCCGACAGTCGAGCCCCACTGCTCGGCCTCCAGCGTGAACCGCAAGCTGGCGGCGGTCGGCTCGTTCTACGAATTCCACGCCCGCAGCGGTGTCGCGGTCGCCAACCTGCTGGTGGTGATGCGTCCGGCCGGGCGGCACCGGGCCGCGGCCACTTCCTTCAAGCCGTTCCTGCAGCACATCGCCTCCGGCAAGCCCGAGCGGCAGCGGACCATCAAGCTCAAGGCCGACCGGCGACGTCCCCGCGTCCTGACCGCCACGCAGGCCCAGGCGATCCTGGATGCCTGCGAGCACTTGCGCGACCGACTGCTGTTCGCGCTGCTGCTGGACACGGGGGTCCGGATCGGTGAGGCCCTGGGCCTGCGACACGACGACCTAGTGGCTCTGCTCGATAGGTGGACCTGGTAA
- a CDS encoding IS630 family transposase has protein sequence MSMEEGRRLQRISRTAKDPVRLRRAIVVMMSAQGQSVPDTTSLMQVSADYVRDVIHAFNERGFEALDPKWSGGRPRTIGSQVREHICLIARTSPADWKITAFSTWSLTKLAEHLVKQKVVPAMSRETLRRILREGKVSWQTTTTWKSSNDPDFIAKMHRILALYDTPPSDGRVVCVDEFGPLNLLPRKGKAWRQAGSPRRLRAAYNRYDGVMHMLAALDLATGKMYYRIRQRKRWREFLALLKSLRTRWPGEKLYVVLDNFSPHKHPNVRTWVAANNAELVFLPTYGSWLNWIESEFAALRYFALNGTDHRSHGEQNAAIAAYMRWRNAPAEPKSNFAPDSPIRTWTEYPALAA, from the coding sequence ATGAGCATGGAAGAGGGGCGTCGGCTGCAGCGGATCAGCCGGACCGCGAAGGACCCGGTGAGACTGCGGCGGGCGATCGTGGTGATGATGTCCGCGCAGGGCCAGTCGGTGCCGGACACCACCTCGTTGATGCAGGTCAGCGCCGACTACGTGCGGGACGTCATCCATGCCTTCAACGAGCGGGGGTTCGAGGCACTGGACCCAAAATGGAGCGGGGGACGCCCCAGGACGATCGGTAGCCAGGTGCGCGAGCACATCTGCCTGATCGCCCGGACGTCCCCCGCCGACTGGAAGATCACCGCGTTCTCCACCTGGAGCCTGACCAAGCTCGCCGAGCACCTGGTCAAACAGAAGGTCGTCCCGGCGATGAGCAGAGAGACCCTGCGTCGCATACTGCGCGAGGGCAAGGTCTCCTGGCAGACCACCACGACCTGGAAGTCCTCGAACGACCCGGACTTCATCGCCAAGATGCACCGGATACTCGCCCTCTACGACACTCCGCCCAGCGACGGCCGAGTTGTCTGCGTGGACGAGTTCGGCCCGCTGAACCTGCTGCCCCGCAAGGGCAAGGCGTGGCGCCAGGCAGGCTCACCGCGCCGGCTGCGGGCCGCCTACAACCGCTACGACGGGGTGATGCACATGCTCGCCGCCCTCGACCTGGCCACCGGGAAGATGTACTACCGCATCCGCCAGCGCAAACGCTGGCGCGAGTTCCTGGCCCTGCTCAAGTCCCTGCGCACCCGCTGGCCCGGTGAGAAGCTCTACGTCGTCCTGGACAACTTCTCCCCGCACAAGCACCCGAACGTCCGGACCTGGGTCGCGGCCAACAACGCCGAACTTGTCTTCCTGCCCACCTACGGATCCTGGCTGAACTGGATCGAATCCGAGTTCGCCGCCCTGCGCTACTTCGCCCTCAACGGCACCGACCACCGCAGCCACGGCGAGCAGAACGCCGCCATCGCCGCCTACATGCGCTGGCGCAACGCCCCCGCAGAGCCGAAGTCCAACTTCGCCCCCGACTCGCCGATACGCACCTGGACCGAGTACCCGGCGCTGGCCGCCTGA